In Desulfobaculum bizertense DSM 18034, the genomic stretch CACTTGGCACCGGTGCCCCGAAGAGCGGCCATGACGGCACGGGAAAGCTCGACAAACTCACGCGTGCTGGTCTGCTTCTCCCGAAGCTGAATAAGACGGGAACCACCCGCAACGGCCTGCTGAACAGTCTCCAAAATTCCACGAGCAGCGCATAGACGGGGGTCAGTGACAAGATAAACCCGCAGATCACATTCCCGAGACATTAGTCTTCCTCCACCTGCACACAGCCGAGCAAATCATCCTCATCAAGAGAATACAGGGCATCATAAAAATGAAGCTGAAGCGTTCCGGGACCAGCGGCGCGTGAAGCGGCCATAGCTCCGGCAGTGCTCATGACATGCATGGCGTGGACCGCAGCGTCAAACGGAGACTCCACAACAGCAAGCATCGCACCGACAAGGCTGGTCGCAGTGCAGCCGAGACCTGTAACGCGAGGCATAAGAGAACTGCCACCAATGACGCGTACGCCACGATCTCCGTCTGTCACGTAGTCCTCTGGACCACTGACACAGACAACGGCCTGCGCTTTGCGAGCCAGCCCCCTGGCAAGCTCTTTGACCTCAAGAGCGGCAAGCTGCGAGTCCACACCTTTTGTCTGTGTGTCTGCACCCTGCGGAGCCTCAATGCCAAGGGCCGCAGCAAGGGCCATTATCTCCGAACCATTGCCTCGTATCACGGCGGGAGAGGCACATTCAATGAGATCAAGCGACGTCTGGGTACGTAAGCGGGAAGCACCAGCTCCAACGGGGTCCAGCACAACAGGGACCTTTTTCGTGCTGGCAATTTCTCCAGCTTTTTTCATACTCTCAATCCACGGAGCGCTCAGCGTTCCAATATTGAGAACGAGCGCCTGTGAAATGGTCAGCATCTCATCCAGCTCCTCTGGAGCGTGCGCCATAAGAGGAGACGCACCAAGAGCGAGGAGCGCGTTGGCGGTGTTGTTCATAACAACAAAATTCGTGATGTTGAGGACAAGAGGTTGCGCTTTTCTGAGCGCAGAAACAGCATTCCAAACAGAACTTTTTTCAGTCATGACAGTACCTTTCTCAGTCTGATCCATATTTTATAAATTTTTGTTTGATACTCAAATAAAACAGGAGTAAGACATTTTGAGTTTCAAACAAAAGGAGTTTCACTATGCTTTCTTCTGTCTTCTGGGTTTCGATTCAAAGCAGCTTTGCAATTGGTCTGCTCCACGGCGTTAACCCCTGCGGGCATTCCTGGCTCGTGCTGACGCCCTTCATCAATCCGCAGGGCAAAGGGTCACGTTTACGAAAAATTACTGCAAGCTTTCTTTTGGGCACAGCACTCGCATGTCTGCTTCTGGGCCTCACACTCGGACAAATTTCTACGTTTATCCCTGCAGGATTTGCAACAGCGATTGAGCAGGGAATCAATATTCTGCTTATCATTCTTGGCCTGACCCTTGTCATCCGCCCCAACTTACTGCACAGTCATGACCACGAGCATTCCTGCTCTCATGGTCACCACCACGAACACGATGCGCAGCATCACCACGAGACTGCGCACGAAGAACACGGCCATGGTGGGCACACCCACAGTCACAGCATTGCGGACAGGGCCAGCGCATGGGGCATGTTTTCCTTTGGATTTATCAACATGCTTGTCCCCTGTCCCACAGCCGCCATCATGTTTTCCTACGCTCTTCAGTCACACTCCCCGGCACTGAGCAGCACTGTTTTCCTGAGCTACGCAATTGGAACAGCGCTCAGTGTAAGCCTTGTCGTGTATGGGCTTCAGCGGGCAGCACACTGGGCATCCTCGCTCAATAAACCGTGGCTTGAGCCTCTTGTCATGCGGCTGGTTGGACTTTTCATCATCTTGGTCGGAGCTTTTGCGCTGGTCTCTGGTCATTGACCATAACGAGCACCGCTATGAAAAATCTGGAAAAATTCACCAATGTTCTGACGGAGTTTTTCGAAAAATTCTCGTCATGGGAGCACGGAGTTGTTCGAAACAGCTCTTTGACGCTTCCCCAAATGCACACCATTGAAATACTGGGAACGCATGGCCGCCTGCGAATGAAAGAGCTGGCAGCCAAGATGGGCGTCACGACCGGGACACTCACTGTTCTTGTAGACAGGCTGGAAGACAAAAAATACGTCGAACGCCTTCCTCACGAGACAGACCGCCGTTCAATCGTTGTGGCCCTCACCGACCGTGGCCGGGAAGCCTTTGAGGAACATCACCGTCTTCATATGCTTCTGACCTCGGAACTGACGCAAGATTTTTCCGAAACAGAACTTGCAAGCCTGTGTGAACTTCTAGAGCGCATGAGCGCACGTATCTAAACCTGACGTATTCGAGTAGTCATGTCTGCACCTGAACTCCAAGGACCACAAGACACAGTGTGCAGAAAGGCATTGTGGGCAACCGTCCTTATTGTCCTGCTTTTCTGTCCTCTGGCATCAGCCAGCACATTAGCCACGGTTGTGTATACCCGCAACGAACCGTGGGCCATGACCCAAAAGGGAACTCCAGCAGGCGTTTCCATCGACATTCTGAAAGAAGCTGCATCCCGGGCAGACATTACATTGAATTTTCTGGAGGCTCCAGCCCGAGAAAAACAGCGCCTGCTTGCACAGGGAAACGCAGACCTGACCGTCAACGTGCGAGAGGGAGACAAGATCCTGCGCACGTGCGAAACAATTACCCCGGCCTACCTCACAGGCCGCCGCTTTGTGATCTATTCACTGCGGAACTCCGTGGGGAACTACCCGCGCTATGAAAAACTGCGCTGGCATTATGTTGGTATTGTACGGGGCAAGACCTACTTTGAGCCGTTCTATTCCGACAGAAGCATCGCCAAAAAACGATTCCGTACCCTGAGCGATGCCTTTTACCGACTCATGAGTCACAATGTTCATGCCGTTGCCGCGTCAGAGTGCGCAGGAGGCTACTGGCTGTCGCAGCATCAGGACCTGAGTCGGCACATATCGCGAACCCCGATTGCCTTTGATGAGTACCGGCCAATGTATATTGGGCTGTCCAAAAAATCTCCGAATCGAAAGGAGTTGCAGACCCAGCTAAGTCAGGCGCTTATCAGTATGCTTCAGGATGGAAGTATGAAAAGTATCCGAAGCAGGTATCATATGGGATTCTAAAAAGACGCAAAAAGCCACGGTCCATCTGGGCCGTGGCTTTCTTTTTTACGCGATAAAAACTGAGCTAATCAAAATCAGCCAACAGCGCGCCAATGTGCAGATTCTCTGAAAGCGCGGTGTTCTCATACACCTGCTTGATGCGCCAAAGGGCCTGCTGAAGCTGACTGGATGATATACCGTTATTCACAGCTGTGTAGGCTTCCACAAAGGCCGCAAGGTTGTCGCAGACCTTAATCAGCGCTCCATCCTTGGGGTCGTTCTCATCCTCAGTGTACTTCTCATTGAGTTCCTTTCGGGACACCTGACGAACAATGTCATCCCGACGAGCCGTGGGGACAAACTCAGAGCCAACCTCGGAGCCAAGGAAATAGCTCAGGCGCTCGGCAATGTCAGGATACCCGCCATCCCGGAGCCGACACAAGACACGGCGTTCAAGCTCACTGTCCTCGTATTCACGAATCAAACCACCAAGAGGTTCTACAGACTGCTTGACCGGCGAAATGATGTCTCTGGTCAGCACCTCTGGCAGGTCATGGAAGAGCGCAGAAAAAAAGTTGTTGACCCGCTGGGCCTCACTTGCGTCCACGACGATGCTGCAAAAATAGGAATAAGCAGCAACGGTAAAGAGATGGCCCAAGACAGACGTCTCTGGAATGCGGGGAGTCTGTGACCAGCGCGTCTGGAACCGGAGCTGCCCACACAAATAGGCAAAGTGCCCCAGAGTGCTTTCTGCACCTTCCAGCAAATCAGGAATACCGAGCAGTTCTCTGTACTGCTCAAGATCATCCTGAAACTTCTCGTCGATCTGCTGCTTTTCGTCATCCCAGACGCCGAGGTTTTTTATGAGACCAAACTCCCAGCTTGAGGCATACTGATGCGAGGCATCCAGAATCTGGGTTGCCAGACTGTCTGGACGTGGGGCAAGAAGCCGTTCTTCGAGCCTGCCCCAGAATTCTGGTCCGACAGGTTGCAATCGAGGGGCAAGTTGTCGCAAAACCCATTCCGTGAGCTGGCGGTAATGCGCCGGGTTTTCCTTGATGCGATAAAAAACGGGCGGCTTTATGTCAGTAATGACCAGACGGTAAAAATACTCCATCAGGCCACCCTCGATAATATCGAGTCCGAGCTTCCGGCGTTCTTCTGGAGACATTCCCCGCGAGTTCAGAACATACAAGGCCCATGCAACCATCATTTTGTGGCCCTGTTTATCAAGCTCACACAAATCTATTGGACGGAGTTTGTCATTCCAGCGTTTCATGTATGCACCGGAAAAAATGAACTGCAAAAGCCCTTTTCTAATGCTTGACATTTTGTCTCCAGAAAGTTTTATAAATTCTGGTCTACGGTATACGTGCCAAAACCGGAGTGCAAGCAGCGGCTTAAAGAATTTTTCAAAAAGCCAGCGTTCAGGGCTTCCCAAACGGAAAAGTTTCGGTTACTTTGTCCGTCCCCGTTATAATTTCGTCGCGCTCTCAGGGATCTTCAACCCCGAGAGTGTCAGATAAGTACTCACGGCACTTCGTTCCGATTGGACGAGGAGAGAATTTACAATGAAAACATACAGCCCCAAGCCTGAGGAAATCACCCACGAGTGGTTCGTGGTTGATGCCGAAGACAAGATTCTGGGCCGACTGGCTACTGAGATTGCTACGCGCCTGCGCGGTAAGCACAAGGCCGAGTTTGCACCCCACGTTGATTGTGGTGACTTTGTCGTTGTTATCAACGCAGAGAAGATCAAGGTTACTGGCAACAAGCTGGACCAGAAGATGTACTACCACCACACCGGCTACCCCGGAGGCATCCGCGAAGCTAGCCTTAAGGTTATGCTCGAGAAGAAGCCTGAAGATGTCATCATCAAGGCTGTCCGTGGCATGCTGCCGAAGAATCGCCTGAGCACACAGTTGCTGGCGAAGCTTAAGGTATACGCAGGGCCTGAGCACCCCCACACGGCTCAGCAGCCCAAGCCCCTGGACTTCTAGTTCGGTACAGCGAGGGAGATAAGCATTATGAGTCAAGATTTCTTTTACGGAACCGGTCGCAGAAAAACCTCTGTGGCCCGCACCCGTCTTTACGACAATGGCACCGGTCAGATCATCGTTAACGGACGTCCTTACGATGAGTTCTTCCCCCGTGCTACCCTGCAGATGATCATTCGTCAGCCTCTTAACCTGACGAAGAACATCGGCAAATTCGACATCAAAGTCCGCGTGAACGGTGGCGGCCAGGCCGGTCAGGCCCAGGCTATTCGCCACGGCATCACTCGCGCTCTGATGGAGTTTGATCCTGAACTCCGCGGCGGCCTCAAGAAGGCTGGCCTGGTTACCCGTGACGCTCGCGTCAAGGAACGTAAGAAGTACGGTAAGCGCGGCGCTCGTGCCAGCTTCCAGTTCTCCAAGCGTTAAACCAGTTTTCGCGCTTCGAATGTCCAAAGGGCGAATTCGCTTTCAGGCGGGTTCGCCCTTTTTCCATATTTCCGCAGTATTTTACTATAGAATAGAGGTCCTTCTGCCATGCCTCCAAAGATTCGGCCAAGCCTGCTGTATGCAGACAAAGACGGCAAAATTTACGACCATCCCGGCCTGTCCATGCTCACCCGACGTGGCGACGAGTTCGCTCAGCCCCGTCCAGACGATCTGACACCACTGCCTCCGGGAAGTGACCTGTTCCTTTTGCCGGGACGCCGGGCCGTTGGCTTTGATGAAGAAACTGGCGAGGCTATCGAACTCGAAGAAAATGCTGTAGCAGCCTTTGTATGCCCAGGCTACACCGTCACAGGCATTGCCGCTTATGACACGGACGAAGACGCGCCCATGCTTTCGCTGGCCGCCTTTGCCGCAGTCGGCTACGCCAATGGCAAATTCTGGGTTGCTGCCAAAAAAGTTGACGAAGACCGCAGACAGGTCTTTGACCACATCCCCAATTCCCGCATTGAGTCTGGCGCGCAGAAACTTCTGCGAACGTACCCAGACAACCGCCTGCTCGGCCACCTTGCCCGCTGCGCCCTGACCTTCTGTTGCCCGGCAGCAAAAAATCTCGCTCTGGGACGCTATGAAGCACCGCTTCCGACCTCCCAGACCTGCAATGCCCGCTGCATTGGCTGTATTTCTTACCAGCCCGAAGACTCTGGCTTTGAGTCTCCACAGAACCGCATCACCTTCCGCCCCACACCGCATGAAGTGACGGAAATCATGGCCCTGCACAACAAGCGCGAGAAAAAGCGCCCGGTCTATTCGTTTGGACAGGGATGTGAAGGCGAGCCGCTGACAGAAGCCAAGCTGCTGACCCAGTCCATCCAGATGTTCCGTGATGCAGGCGGCACAGGTACGGTCAACATCAACACCAATGCCAGCCGCACCGAGACCATTGAGCCTCTGGCCAAGGCAGGGCTGGACTCCATTCGCGTTTCCATGAACAGCGCCAACCCGTCGCTGTACAAGGCCTATTATCGCCCCAAGGGCTATGAGGGTCTGGAAAACGTCAAGGACACAATCCGAGAAGCCAAAAAGAACGGCATCTTTGTTTCCCTGAACTACTTTTTCTTCCCCGGTGTCAGCGACACCGAAAGCGAACTGGGCATGCTTCAGGACTTTGTGACCGACCTCAAAGTCGACTTCATCCAGTTGCGCAACCTGAACCTTGACCCAGAGCTGTACCTGAACCTTGCAGCTCCCTACGTTCCCGGTCCTTCAATGGGCTTTAAGAACTTCAAGCGCCGACTGAAAAAGGCCGCGCCGTGGGTCAACTTCGGATACTTCAATCCGTTCCTTGAAAAATAGCGACACGCGCCACAAAAAAGAGCAGTTCTTTTGGAACTGCTCTTTTTTTATGTTCAAGCAACTTGAAGAATAAGAATTTTGCCTTTTGTATTTTTATACAAGCAATATACTTTTCTTTATTTCAGAAGAATAACCTTTCTTTCTCTCTTGCATTGACACAATCTATCAGTAGCCCTATAGATATTCAAAAGCGAATATGCAGTGTTTAACAGAGATTTTATGTGTAAAAATTTTTTACACTATGTAAAAAAACTTTTAACACAGTATACATCCCTGTATGAGTGCCTTATGCAACCTCTCTGCTGGCACAGCTTTCCCTCTGTTTTACAACGCATTTTCTCTTCTGGTGTATGGTCATGCACCTGTCCGCGTCGTCCCGCATGCGGCATGTGCATCTGGAGCGCCCTTGTGTCCCCAAGAGCGCAACACCCACTCAACCGTTTCCTGTTTTTCTCGAACGGTACTTCTGGTGACCTCAGCCCAGACCTGTACATGACAAAACGCACTCTCTGGTTTTGTAACACAAAAGCCCCCTGTAGGCCTTTTTCTGGGTCCCCTGTCCCGTCTCAAAACCCAGAATACGAAACCACGTGGTTTTCCGCATCGCTGCATTCCCAAAGGTCACCAATGCAGAGGCAAGCCAAGCGCACGCGTTTATTCAAAACAGGCCATAATTCTCTATCGGAGGAACAATGAATCCTTTCACTTTTGAAAGTCCAACGCGCATGTTTTTCGGTGAAGGCCAGATTAAAAACCTTGCGAATGAAATCCCTCTCGATAAAAAAGTCCTCGTCACCTATGGCGGCGGCTCCATCAAAAAAAATGGCGTCTACGACCAGGTCAAAGACGCTCTCAAAAATCACAACTGGGATGAATTCCACGGCATCAAGTCCAATCCGCAGTACGATATTCTCATGGAAGCCGTCGCCAAGATTAAGGCCGAAGGCTTTGACTACCTTCTCGCGGTCGGTGGTGGCTCCGTCATTGACGGCACCAAATTCATCTCTGCTGCTGCCAAATGGAAAGGCGGTGATCCGTGGGACATCCTCACCGATCAGGCCCCTATTTCAGAAACGCTCCCCATTGGCGTTGTCCTGACTATTCCGGCAACGGGTTCCGAAACCAACGTGCTCGCCGTTATCTCGCGCGGCAAAGACAAACTCTGCCTCGCCTCCCCTCTCGTTCGCCCCAAATTCGCCATCATGGACCCCAAAGTCAGCCTCAGCCTCTCACCCCGTCAGGTTGCTAATGGCGTTGTCGATGCCTTTGTTCACGTCATGGAGCAGTACATGACCTACCCGGTTGGTGGAAAAGTACAGGACCGTTTCTCCGAGGGCGTGCTCTCAACGCTCGTCGAAGAAGGCCCCAAGGCGCTCGCCCACCCAGAGGACATGGACGTTCGCAACAACATCATGCTGGCAGCATCATGGGCACTCAACGGCCTCCTTGCCACTGGCGTTCCGCAGGACTGGTCCACACACTGGATTGGTCACGAAATCACCGGCATTTATGGCATCGATCATGGCCGCAGCCTAACAATTGTCTTCCCGGCCCTGCTCCAGTACTGCCGCAAGGACAAAGGGGACAAAATTGCCCAGTTTGGCGAACGCGTCTTTGGCATCACTTCTGGCAGTAAAGATGAACGCATCGACGCCACAATCGCCAAAACCATTGAATTCTTTAAAAGCATGGGCGTACCGACCCACCTGTCTGATGTTCAGCTCAACGAGAGCCACATTGACGAAGTGGTGCAGTACCTCGCCAAGCACAAGATGACCCACATGGGCGAACACGAGAAACTCGGCCCTGAAGACGCCCGAGAGATTCTCAAGCTCGCCCTCTAAAAGCATACAGCATCCCACCTCAACAAAGGGCAGTCCCTTCCACGGCTGCCCTTTTTCTTCCCCAGACTCCAGCCAGCGCCGAGCAAGGCCATAAAAAAAGCAGAACCAGTCAGGTCCTGCTCTCTTGGTCTTTGCCCACAAAAAAAGCCCCCACAAAAGTGGGGGCCTTACGGTCAATGTGGCAGGCCAGGTAGGATTCGAACCTACAGCATCCGGTTTTGGAGACCGGCGCTCTAGCCGTTAGAGCTACTGGCCTGCGCTACGTGATGAGTTTTCCCTCACCGCGCTTGGGCAAAATCCACAATAACCTGTTCTTTGTCAAGCTCTTTTTGATTTTTTATTTCACCAATCATCCAAGCTTTCTCTCCCATGCCCTGGGCACGGTTCATCACGTCTTCGGCAACATCTTCGGAAACGATCAGGATGTAGCCTATGCCGCAGTTAAAAATCTGCAGCATTTCAGGCCAGCTGAGTTCACCCTGTTCTTTGAGCCAGAAAAATACCGGAAGGATATCCCAGCTTCCAAAGTTGATGTCTGCCACAACGCCGCGAGGCAGGATTCTTGGAATGTTGTCATAGAAGCCGCCACCAGTCACATGGCACATGCCCTTTACGTCAATATCGCGGATGATATTGCGGACAGTCTCCACATAGATACGGGTTGGCTCCAGCAGGACTTCCGCCGCGGTACGGTCAGTACCCGGGAAAGGATCATCTCCTTTGAGTCCAGCCTTGTTCACAAGCTTGCGCACCAGTGAATAGCCATTGGAGTGGACACCAGAAGAAGCAAGACCGATAATCTTGTCGCCGGGGCGAATGGACGAACCGTCAACAATGTTGGCATTATCAACAACACCAACACAGAAGCCGGACAGGTCATACTCACCGGGCTTGTAGAAATCTGGCATCTCAGCAGTCTCGCCGCCAAGCAAAGCGCACTGGCCCTGCTTGCAGCCATCAACAACACCAGAAAGAACATTTTCTGCGGTGTCGACGTCGAGCTTGCCCGTTGCAAAATAGTCAAGGAAGAAAAGCGGTTTCGCACCCTGCACCAGAATGTCATTGACACTCATTGCCACAAGGTCGATACCAATTGTATCATGCCTGTTATACTGGAAGGCAAGATTCAGTTTGGTTCCAACGCCATCAGTTGAGGCGACGAGAACCGGCTCTTCCATGTTTGAAGAGTCCAGCTTGAAAAGACCGCCGAACCCACCAATGTCAGTCACAACTCCACCGGTAAAGGTCGAGCTGACCATAGACTTGATCCGGGAAACGAACTCATTGCCGGCGTTGATGTTGACGCCTGCGTCGGTATAGGCCTTTGCCCTGTCTGTCATGGAATGTGCTCCTTGCGGTGAAAACGGCTTGCCGTTTGGGTCGGGAGTCGACTTATAAGAATTTCACAGCCGAAATTCAAGGGAGATTTTACATGATACAGAGTATATCCCTTTTTTATAGGGCTACGATAGTCACAACAGCAGTAGTTTTTTGTCTTTTTCTCACTTTTTCTGGACCTACACCAGCCCAAAGTGGTTCTACCCCTGATACGGCACAACATCGCGAGGACCAGTCCTTCGGCACAGAAAACAGCGATGAGGGCATCATCATGGGACAAGATCCGCGCACGGGTGACCGTGTTGTCCGCTCCAAAGCTCGCGAAACAGACAACGAACCACAGCAGAACTATTCAATGCCTCTGGTCATTGAGCCAGACATTTCTATTTCTCCAAATAAAAGCAGAATCAAAAAGAAGGGTAAATAACAGATCGCAAAAACTAAAGGAGGGGCCATGCGGCAGGCATCCCTGTGGACCACAAGCGACAATCAGACCGTTCTCTGCCAGCTCTGTTCTCATTTTTGCCACATTGATCCCGGCGGTCGCGGACGCTGCGGCGTACGCATCAACCGTGATGGCACACTGTTCACTCTCGCGGACACAGTAGCGGCCATTCACTCTGACCCCGTCGAAAAAAAACCACTCTTTCACTTCTTGCCGGGCACCAAGACAATGTCTTTTGCGGCAATGGGCTGCAATTTTGCCTGTTCATGGTGCCAAAACGCGCCACTCTCCCAGCTCCCGCGTCAGGGCAGCTCTCCTCAGGGGCAATGCATTCGCCCCGAAAAAATCGTTCAGATGGCCCTTTCCGAGGGCTGCGACAGCATTTCCTACACCTATTCCGAACCAACGATTTTCTTTGAACTCATGGAAGACACGGCAAAGCTCGCGCATGAGGCCGGACTCAAAAACATCATGGTCTCAAACGGCTTCCAAAGCCCCCAGTGTCTGCACAGGCTTGGCCCGCTCATGGATGCAGCCAACATAGACCTCAAGGCCTTTGCCGAAGACACCTACGAGCAGCACTGTGAGGCCCGGCTCAAACCCGTTTTGCAAAACCTCAAGCGCATCAAGGCATTTGGCTGGTGGCTTGAGGTGACGACTCTTGTTATTCCAGACCTCAACGACAGCCCAGAAGAACTGGGCGACATTGCCCACTTCATTGCGGAAAGCCTTGGGGTCGAAACGCCGTGGCATGTGTCGCGCTTCCATCCAGACTATCAGATGTCTGACCGGGGACCGACGCCCACATCACGCATTGAGCAGGCCGTCGAAATTGGAAAAAATGCAGGACTCCAGTTTGTTTACGCAGGAAATATTGCGGGACACATGAGCGAAAGCACATTTTGTCCAAACTGCGGAGAAATGCTCATTGAGCGGCGTGGCTACACGCTTGGCAAGCATATCCCCGGTGCTGTCTGTCCGGGATGCGGCGCGGCTGTGGCAGGAGTTTTTGCATAAAAATGCTCTGAGCCAAACTATTTGCTTGCATTGGGTAATGCTTTTCTGTAAACACCTCTTCACACGGGGCGTGGCGCAGCCTGGTAGCGCGCCTGCTTTGGGAGCAGGATGCCGGGAGTTCAAATCTCTCCGCCCCGACCATATGACCGCAAAAAGGCTTACAGTTTTCTGTAAGCCTTTTTTTTGCCTCGCGCACAAAAAATGCCCTCCAAAACAGAGGGCATCTCTTTTTTCATGTTTGGGCAAAAATCTGAGCTACCGTGTGGAAGCCGCAGAAACCCTGCTCAGCTCCCACACGACATTTGACTGCTTATCTCAGAGGCTCGCACTCCAGCACAGTTCCATCACGCAACACGACTTTTCTCACCTCAACCTGAGTATCAAACTTCTTTTTCTTAGAAACAAAAATCGCATTGTCCCTCAGGCTGAACGGATTCAGTTCATGCGTCCAGCGACCCATAAGATCTGTTTTGGTCTTGCTCACTTCTCCCCCAAAAAGAAACGGACCAACGCGCTGGCCTTCTCCGCAGTCCACAACAATCGACAAATGCACAGACTTTGCTTCATGATTTTTCAGTATGACATGCGTCGTGAATTGAATCTGGGTCAGCTTTCCCGTTTCACTATCCGGAATCTTCTTTGCCCATGCCTCTTTGGTGGTCACATAGTGTGCAATCTTTTCGCGCACTTTTTCATTCCGGGCGCTGATCTCTTTATTCAGCTTTTGGCGTTGCAGCTCATTATCCCTTTCAATAATGCTCAAAATTTCCTTGAGATTATCCACCTCTGCAACCTGCCAGTATCCTTCCTTTTTCCGAAGCAAAAGCCGCAGGTCGAAACTGCTTGTCTTATCCGTCGGAGGGACAACGAGCGTCGCATAACTTACGTCTCCCTGCCGCTCTACAGAAGGAAAAGACGTAATTTTCTCTCCAAGCTTCAAAAAATCATTGGCAGCAGATCCCTTTTTCCCCTTCCCTGAGGGATCTCCCTGCTTTTCTATGGCCTGCTCAAGGGCTTGAGTCCAGCCTTGCACAAGCCGTGGCTTCATCATCATGATAAGCGTTGCGCCAAACTCATTGCCAATGCGTTCCAGAGGATTATTGTCCGTATTTTTCGCTTTGGCTTCTTCCACGCTCTGCTCTAAGATATCGTCGACGCCCTTATCCAGAAGCCCTTCGATGTCGACATACTTCCGAAATGATTTCAGGTCGTGCTGAGTCATGGCTTTTCTTGCCTGCAACAAAGAATACGTCGGGCTATTCACCCAGTACCAAAAGCCGACAGATGCGCCCAAAAGGCACACAAGCCCCACGATCAAAAATTTTTTGTTCATCCTTCCAGTCCTTCCCTCTCCCCTCTCACCGTGAATACTTTGCGCCATAGAAACGCTTTTGTGCACCTCAAATCGCCATCCCTCGATACAAGAAGTGCCTTCAAAAACAGTAAAAAACGATAAGCAGATACGATATACGCAGTAACTCGGCAAGCTCTTCATTGATTTTTTATAGCCTAGTCAATTGCTTCCTTCTCCCTTTTCCTGATTCTTCCCGCATTCTGGTCAGTTTTTTCTGCAACACAGACCGTTCAAGACAAGGAAACGCCCACCTTTCCAAAAGCACCGCTTCCGGCCATTGCTCCAGCGCGCAAAATGTGGCAGATAATACACAATTTCCTTTTGCTTCGTGTCCTTCATCCGTGCCGCATACACCGCAGCACACAACGCAAGAAGACAGTTCATGACAAAAGCACAGCCCGCAAC encodes the following:
- the thiM gene encoding hydroxyethylthiazole kinase — its product is MTEKSSVWNAVSALRKAQPLVLNITNFVVMNNTANALLALGASPLMAHAPEELDEMLTISQALVLNIGTLSAPWIESMKKAGEIASTKKVPVVLDPVGAGASRLRTQTSLDLIECASPAVIRGNGSEIMALAAALGIEAPQGADTQTKGVDSQLAALEVKELARGLARKAQAVVCVSGPEDYVTDGDRGVRVIGGSSLMPRVTGLGCTATSLVGAMLAVVESPFDAAVHAMHVMSTAGAMAASRAAGPGTLQLHFYDALYSLDEDDLLGCVQVEED
- a CDS encoding HD domain-containing protein, which translates into the protein MSSIRKGLLQFIFSGAYMKRWNDKLRPIDLCELDKQGHKMMVAWALYVLNSRGMSPEERRKLGLDIIEGGLMEYFYRLVITDIKPPVFYRIKENPAHYRQLTEWVLRQLAPRLQPVGPEFWGRLEERLLAPRPDSLATQILDASHQYASSWEFGLIKNLGVWDDEKQQIDEKFQDDLEQYRELLGIPDLLEGAESTLGHFAYLCGQLRFQTRWSQTPRIPETSVLGHLFTVAAYSYFCSIVVDASEAQRVNNFFSALFHDLPEVLTRDIISPVKQSVEPLGGLIREYEDSELERRVLCRLRDGGYPDIAERLSYFLGSEVGSEFVPTARRDDIVRQVSRKELNEKYTEDENDPKDGALIKVCDNLAAFVEAYTAVNNGISSSQLQQALWRIKQVYENTALSENLHIGALLADFD
- the rpsI gene encoding 30S ribosomal protein S9, coding for MSQDFFYGTGRRKTSVARTRLYDNGTGQIIVNGRPYDEFFPRATLQMIIRQPLNLTKNIGKFDIKVRVNGGGQAGQAQAIRHGITRALMEFDPELRGGLKKAGLVTRDARVKERKKYGKRGARASFQFSKR
- a CDS encoding MarR family winged helix-turn-helix transcriptional regulator; translation: MKNLEKFTNVLTEFFEKFSSWEHGVVRNSSLTLPQMHTIEILGTHGRLRMKELAAKMGVTTGTLTVLVDRLEDKKYVERLPHETDRRSIVVALTDRGREAFEEHHRLHMLLTSELTQDFSETELASLCELLERMSARI
- a CDS encoding radical SAM protein; the protein is MPPKIRPSLLYADKDGKIYDHPGLSMLTRRGDEFAQPRPDDLTPLPPGSDLFLLPGRRAVGFDEETGEAIELEENAVAAFVCPGYTVTGIAAYDTDEDAPMLSLAAFAAVGYANGKFWVAAKKVDEDRRQVFDHIPNSRIESGAQKLLRTYPDNRLLGHLARCALTFCCPAAKNLALGRYEAPLPTSQTCNARCIGCISYQPEDSGFESPQNRITFRPTPHEVTEIMALHNKREKKRPVYSFGQGCEGEPLTEAKLLTQSIQMFRDAGGTGTVNINTNASRTETIEPLAKAGLDSIRVSMNSANPSLYKAYYRPKGYEGLENVKDTIREAKKNGIFVSLNYFFFPGVSDTESELGMLQDFVTDLKVDFIQLRNLNLDPELYLNLAAPYVPGPSMGFKNFKRRLKKAAPWVNFGYFNPFLEK
- the rplM gene encoding 50S ribosomal protein L13 yields the protein MKTYSPKPEEITHEWFVVDAEDKILGRLATEIATRLRGKHKAEFAPHVDCGDFVVVINAEKIKVTGNKLDQKMYYHHTGYPGGIREASLKVMLEKKPEDVIIKAVRGMLPKNRLSTQLLAKLKVYAGPEHPHTAQQPKPLDF
- a CDS encoding sulfite exporter TauE/SafE family protein, with amino-acid sequence MLSSVFWVSIQSSFAIGLLHGVNPCGHSWLVLTPFINPQGKGSRLRKITASFLLGTALACLLLGLTLGQISTFIPAGFATAIEQGINILLIILGLTLVIRPNLLHSHDHEHSCSHGHHHEHDAQHHHETAHEEHGHGGHTHSHSIADRASAWGMFSFGFINMLVPCPTAAIMFSYALQSHSPALSSTVFLSYAIGTALSVSLVVYGLQRAAHWASSLNKPWLEPLVMRLVGLFIILVGAFALVSGH
- a CDS encoding substrate-binding periplasmic protein; this encodes MSAPELQGPQDTVCRKALWATVLIVLLFCPLASASTLATVVYTRNEPWAMTQKGTPAGVSIDILKEAASRADITLNFLEAPAREKQRLLAQGNADLTVNVREGDKILRTCETITPAYLTGRRFVIYSLRNSVGNYPRYEKLRWHYVGIVRGKTYFEPFYSDRSIAKKRFRTLSDAFYRLMSHNVHAVAASECAGGYWLSQHQDLSRHISRTPIAFDEYRPMYIGLSKKSPNRKELQTQLSQALISMLQDGSMKSIRSRYHMGF